A segment of the Dehalococcoidia bacterium genome:
AAACGGCTCCTGACACAAGTCTAGCCGCGCTCTCCACCGATAGCCTGTCCATGTTGATGACCAGGTCATACCGCGAAGCATCCGTGGGGTCGACTCCAAAAAGACTCTTGTTTAGGGACTTGAACTCCCTATCCGATCTCCTGAGCTTTCTCTTTGCCGTGCCTCCGATATCCCAAGTTCAAATTGGGACTTGCGGACGCGTCCGGCCAGAGACATTTCCACCAATATGTTGAAACCAGGCCGGTTTCGGGGGATCAGTGCAACAGCACCGTGTCCGTGTACCACCACAGACCGCTCTATCGGAGCCGATGAGAAGACTGCGCCTAGCCCATTGAGGTATTCCTCCTTGGTGAGGTAGTCCGGCAGGTCGTAATCTTCGGAGACAATCGGGATTGGGCCAAACATCTCCGGAGAGGCCTCCATTACTCCGTATCGTTCCCAGGGTTCCAGGGAAGACCGCAAAGCTCTCGCCCAGAAGGACGAGTAACTTGCCTCGAGGGATTCAATTTCTCCGAGCGTTCGGTCAAGTTGTTCCGCTATTCTTTCCCTTAAGTCAGCATCAAGGAGGTCCGCTCTCAACAGACGCGCCGTTTCGCCGGCGACGTGCTCCGCACCACTGCCGGGGACTCCGGTGACTGTGACTATGGGTGCGATTGTCTTGCCCGGGCGTCTGCTTTCGAGCTTGCGGTCCTGATACTCGGACGCAGGAAGGGACAGGATTGTGGTCCGAAGTTCTTCACCTCCAGGGGTCTGGCACAGTACCTCATCGGAGACGTAGGAAAAGCCGAGTCGGTTGAAGAGCCTGAGAGCAGCTACATTGTCCTGGGGCACACTGACCCACGCCTGATCGGCGGGGAAGTCGTAGAATATCCTGTCCAGCAGTTGTATCGCTGCTGCGGCGCCGAAGCCTCTATGCCACAGCTCTTTCCTGCCGACAAGCAGAGAGATCTCTACATCGCCATTCTCGTCGAACACCGCCTGGCACTCGCCTATGTGCCCCTCTTCGCTTGAGTAAATCGAGAAGATCAGGCGCTGTCTGTCACGGTCGAAGACCCTCACCCAGTCCTCTGTAGATGCACCGAGCATGAGTCCGGGCTCGTATCCTCGATGTACCGGATCTCCACATGCGTAGTGACCGAACCACCTCGAAGATACGTCGTCGTCCGAGAGCCAACCGGCAATTCTCTGGACGTCATCTCTGGTGACATGTCTTAGCTGTACGATTGGTAGCATCTCAGACTCCTTCTCGTTATCTCAGCTAGGCACTGGTCGGTCTAACCTCGGAATTCCCGTAGCACCTGCACTTCAACTCATTACATCAGAGTTGGGCTTCTCGCTGAGCATATGAGTGAATTGACGGTATGTCAACATTGTGCAACAAAGCACAAAGCATATCCGTCACGTTTCATGAAGTATATTACCGAAATAGTCGCAAAAGCATGTAATAGTGTGCGCAAAACGTCACAAACTGTTCGCTGAGTATCCAATGGCAAGGCCCGAGTGTGCACCTTTCAACCTGTCAAGACTGGACAGGCGCAGGGAAACACCACAGGACAATACAGACGAAGGGCGCAGCATCGCCGAGCTCTGACGCCGCGCCCTCGAGTTGCCTATCGGGTGAGGGCGAGGGGAATGACTTCTGGCAAGCCTGGTCAGCCAGTGCTTTTGAGTACCCCCAAATTACTGACCAACCCGTCGAAGGACTGTTCGGCGGCAAAGGCTTCGGATGGAGGTGGAGCACACACGAGATCGAAGCTGAGGGTCTCCTGCTTGATGTATTCGCCGTGCGTCCCTACCAGATCGTCCAGATCACCGCCTGTGTAGTACGTGGTTATGTAGTCGGTGATATCAAACCCGGCATCACGTCGCATGTTCTGGATCCTGTGGACCAGTTCCCTGGCCTGCCCCTCCAGCAGCAGTTCTGGAGTCACTTCTGTCGAGACGGCCACCGTATAGCCTGCGTCAGACGATACACTAAAGCCCTCGAGTTCCCTGGTGCTTACCAGAACTTCCTCTGGTTCAAGGGTGTACTCCCCGACGACAACTTGCTTGCCAGCCGAGTGGCTTGCCGCAACCTCCGCGGGATCAGCCGACTCCAACGCCTGTCTTAACTTGCCCACCTCGCGTCCATACTTTGGGCCCAGGATGGGCAAGTTTGGCTGGACTACGTATGAGACGACATCGCTCTCTCCGCTAACCGGGGTCACGGCACGTACATTTAGCTCATCGAGAATCTGCGGTGCCGCAGTGTCCAATAAGGCCCTTTCGCTGTCTGTCCGCGTCTTCACAAGCACTGTTTCCAGGGGCTGCCTGACCTTGATCTGTGCCCTGCTTCTCGCCGCCCTGCCCATCGACGAAACACGCTGTGCGAGCCTCGTAACTTCATTGAGCCGCTCATCGATCAGGGATAGGTCGGCAACTGGGTAGTCATCCAGATGCACGCTGTCACTCGCCTCACCACTGGTGAGGTTCCTGTACATGACGTCTGTTACGAAAGGTACGATCGGTGCGAGCAGCTTGGTAAGCGTGACTAGTACTTCGTACAGAGTGGCATAGGCCGACAGCTTATCCGAAAGATCATCGTCACTTGCGCCATTTGACGAGGCGTTCGCGCCGCCGACAAGGCCGCTCTTCCAGAACCGCCTTCTGCTTCTCCGCACATACCAGTTCGAGAGAGACTCCACAAACTCCTCGGAGCGCCTTGCCGCCGAGTCAGGTTCGAAGCGTTCAAGGCTTTGGGTAACCTG
Coding sequences within it:
- a CDS encoding GNAT family N-acetyltransferase; this encodes MLPIVQLRHVTRDDVQRIAGWLSDDDVSSRWFGHYACGDPVHRGYEPGLMLGASTEDWVRVFDRDRQRLIFSIYSSEEGHIGECQAVFDENGDVEISLLVGRKELWHRGFGAAAAIQLLDRIFYDFPADQAWVSVPQDNVAALRLFNRLGFSYVSDEVLCQTPGGEELRTTILSLPASEYQDRKLESRRPGKTIAPIVTVTGVPGSGAEHVAGETARLLRADLLDADLRERIAEQLDRTLGEIESLEASYSSFWARALRSSLEPWERYGVMEASPEMFGPIPIVSEDYDLPDYLTKEEYLNGLGAVFSSAPIERSVVVHGHGAVALIPRNRPGFNILVEMSLAGRVRKSQFELGISEARQRESSGDRIGSSSP